In the Astatotilapia calliptera chromosome 5, fAstCal1.2, whole genome shotgun sequence genome, one interval contains:
- the inavab gene encoding innate immunity activator b isoform X2, translated as MRHAASRLTSYEGTGRPSTDMEGNGEISDTDSGIILHSGSDSPTTHTKDVTTHTRAIKIKHQELQEKLEMCIHELRKLCIREAELTGRLSEDYPLQPGEKAPQVHRRVGAAFKLDELKIPRGAEDSKLSSVDASLALQMKIYEAARKLCEEENLSKSVRKSRLQQCKREEKKLEHLQETAFSLRLEHGRSSPLPALSVTQQDLGTSDDSSLSDSVVQDEEVTSQSSQPSSGLPYPAETDPPQLLPLSTQSCVDGAYISPCVTPQSLQLNLSHSPHPSVDLSFTSRPAYDLPPIEHSPWTESSLDQPYQKSKKSHSSVKMSPAKPESLPPLEACLAQLALPVQLSHLKLSRTQSNSTPSTPEMRVHRQLSLRLSSPDSAFEKERGRPRGPRRRLTEYSITLPETPSPTLNYRSHASSEDSNSENSFPSYNSSPCRELTGDLPKQFPSAFLLPSPVGSYGPQAFPHAGFYRNPRQQPSPGIPKAYYNEELIYNEMDIPRSYFPQQAPCSSNRYDYRYKDTAVPHQRVQRPFAPDIRITPPANWDHPHCHANGLPRQAVNEQLKSWHRRSQQRAPRSRSLDRQGAVRMKNVFVGESPCYQTQQYHEQVIQRGTLHRAVEGAQGRWFGEDASHFYSQV; from the exons ATGAGGCATGCTGCTAGCAGGCTAACTAGCTACGAAG gaacaggaagaccATCTACTGACATGGAGGGGAACGGGGAGATCAGCGACACTGACAGCGGCATCATTCTTCATtcag GGTCTGACAGCCCAACAACCCACACAAAGGatgtgaccacacacacacgggccATAAAGATCAAACACCAGGAGCTCCAAGAGAAGTTAGAGATGTGCATACATGAGCTGAGGAAACTGTGCATCCGAGAAGCT GAGCTGACGGGCCGGCTGTCAGAAGATTATCCTCTGCAGCCAGGAGAGAAGGCCCCGCAGGTTCACCGCCGCGTTGGAGCTGCGTTTAAACTTGACGAACTCAAAATCCCTCGAGGAGCAGAG GATTCAAAATTGAGTTCAGTCGACGCTTCTCTAGCGCTTCAGATGAAGATATATGAAGCTGCACGGAAGCTTTGTGAAGAGGAAAACTTGAGCAAGTCTGTGAGGAAGAGCCGCCTGCAGCAGTGCaaaagagaggagaagaaacTCGAGCATCTACAAGAGACGGCCTTCAGCCTTCGACTGGAGCATGGCCGATCATCACCACTCCCTGCCCTCAGTGTTACGCAACAAG atcttGGCACATCTGATGACAGCTCTCTATCTGATTCTGTTGTGCAAGATGAAG AAGTCACAAGTCAGTCTTCACAGCCTTCTTCAGGACTCCCTTATCCAGCAGAGACGGATCCTCCCCAGCTGCTCCCTCTGTCCACGCAGTCTTGCGTGGATGGCGCCTACATTTCTCCATGTGTGACTCCGCAGTCCCTGCAGCTGAACCTGAGTCACTCTCCCCATCCAAGCGTTGACTTGAGCTTTACCTCGAGGCCAGCGTATGACCTTCCTCCCATCGAGCACTCCCCATGGACCGAGTCAAGTCTTGACCAGCCCTACCAGAAGAGCAAGAAGTCGCACTCGTCCGTCAAGATGAG CCCAGCCAAACCTGAGTCTTTGCCACCCTTGGAAGCTTGTTTAGCACAGTTGGCTCTGCCTGTTCAACTTTCCCATCTAAAGCTGAGTCGCACCCAGTCAAACAGTACACCCTCCACCCCAGAGATGCGAGTGCACAGACAGCTCTCCCTCAG GCTGTCCTCTCCTGACTCTGCATTTGAAAAGGAGCGTGGTCGCCCCCGAGGCCCGAGGAGGCGGCTGACCGAATACTCAATAACTTTACCAGAGACTCCATCTCCTACACTGAACTACAGAAGCCATGCTAGCTCTGAGGACAGCAACTCTGAAAACTCGTTTCCTTCTTACAATAGCTCCCCGTGTCGGGAATTGACCGGTGATTTGCCCAAACAATTTCCATCTGCATTCCTGCTCCCCAGCCCAGTTGGCAGCTATGGACCTCAAGCTTTCCCGCATGCTGGCTTTTACCGTAATCCCCGGCAGCAGCCCAGTCCTGGTATTCCAAAAGCCTATTACAATGAAGAACTGATCTACAATGAGATGGATATACCACGGAGCTATTTCCCCCAGCAAGCTCCTTGTTCCTCGAATAGATATGATTATAGATATAAAGACACTGCAGTACCTCACCAGCGAGTACAGAGGCCTTTTGCTCCTGATATTAGAATCACCCCGCCAGCAAATTGGGACCATCCACACTGCCACGCTAATGGTCTCCCACGACAAGCAGTGAACGAACAGCTAAAGTCGTGGCACAGACGCAGTCAGCAAAGAGCGCCCAGGTCTCGTTCCCTTGACAGACAGGGAGCAGTGCGGATGAAAAACGTGTTTGTCGGAGAGTCGCCCTGCTACCAAACTCAGCAGTACCATGAGCAG GTTATTCAGAGAGGAACTCTCCACAGAGCTGTAGAGGGTGCTCAAGGCCGCTGGTTTGGAGAGGACGCCTCTCACTTTTACAGCCAAGTATAA
- the inavab gene encoding innate immunity activator b isoform X1: protein MRHAASRLTSYEGTGRPSTDMEGNGEISDTDSGIILHSGSDSPTTHTKDVTTHTRAIKIKHQELQEKLEMCIHELRKLCIREAELTGRLSEDYPLQPGEKAPQVHRRVGAAFKLDELKIPRGAEDSKLSSVDASLALQMKIYEAARKLCEEENLSKSVRKSRLQQCKREEKKLEHLQETAFSLRLEHGRSSPLPALSVTQQDLGTSDDSSLSDSVVQDEEVTSQSSQPSSGLPYPAETDPPQLLPLSTQSCVDGAYISPCVTPQSLQLNLSHSPHPSVDLSFTSRPAYDLPPIEHSPWTESSLDQPYQKSKKSHSSVKMSSPAKPESLPPLEACLAQLALPVQLSHLKLSRTQSNSTPSTPEMRVHRQLSLRLSSPDSAFEKERGRPRGPRRRLTEYSITLPETPSPTLNYRSHASSEDSNSENSFPSYNSSPCRELTGDLPKQFPSAFLLPSPVGSYGPQAFPHAGFYRNPRQQPSPGIPKAYYNEELIYNEMDIPRSYFPQQAPCSSNRYDYRYKDTAVPHQRVQRPFAPDIRITPPANWDHPHCHANGLPRQAVNEQLKSWHRRSQQRAPRSRSLDRQGAVRMKNVFVGESPCYQTQQYHEQVIQRGTLHRAVEGAQGRWFGEDASHFYSQV from the exons ATGAGGCATGCTGCTAGCAGGCTAACTAGCTACGAAG gaacaggaagaccATCTACTGACATGGAGGGGAACGGGGAGATCAGCGACACTGACAGCGGCATCATTCTTCATtcag GGTCTGACAGCCCAACAACCCACACAAAGGatgtgaccacacacacacgggccATAAAGATCAAACACCAGGAGCTCCAAGAGAAGTTAGAGATGTGCATACATGAGCTGAGGAAACTGTGCATCCGAGAAGCT GAGCTGACGGGCCGGCTGTCAGAAGATTATCCTCTGCAGCCAGGAGAGAAGGCCCCGCAGGTTCACCGCCGCGTTGGAGCTGCGTTTAAACTTGACGAACTCAAAATCCCTCGAGGAGCAGAG GATTCAAAATTGAGTTCAGTCGACGCTTCTCTAGCGCTTCAGATGAAGATATATGAAGCTGCACGGAAGCTTTGTGAAGAGGAAAACTTGAGCAAGTCTGTGAGGAAGAGCCGCCTGCAGCAGTGCaaaagagaggagaagaaacTCGAGCATCTACAAGAGACGGCCTTCAGCCTTCGACTGGAGCATGGCCGATCATCACCACTCCCTGCCCTCAGTGTTACGCAACAAG atcttGGCACATCTGATGACAGCTCTCTATCTGATTCTGTTGTGCAAGATGAAG AAGTCACAAGTCAGTCTTCACAGCCTTCTTCAGGACTCCCTTATCCAGCAGAGACGGATCCTCCCCAGCTGCTCCCTCTGTCCACGCAGTCTTGCGTGGATGGCGCCTACATTTCTCCATGTGTGACTCCGCAGTCCCTGCAGCTGAACCTGAGTCACTCTCCCCATCCAAGCGTTGACTTGAGCTTTACCTCGAGGCCAGCGTATGACCTTCCTCCCATCGAGCACTCCCCATGGACCGAGTCAAGTCTTGACCAGCCCTACCAGAAGAGCAAGAAGTCGCACTCGTCCGTCAAGATGAG CAGCCCAGCCAAACCTGAGTCTTTGCCACCCTTGGAAGCTTGTTTAGCACAGTTGGCTCTGCCTGTTCAACTTTCCCATCTAAAGCTGAGTCGCACCCAGTCAAACAGTACACCCTCCACCCCAGAGATGCGAGTGCACAGACAGCTCTCCCTCAG GCTGTCCTCTCCTGACTCTGCATTTGAAAAGGAGCGTGGTCGCCCCCGAGGCCCGAGGAGGCGGCTGACCGAATACTCAATAACTTTACCAGAGACTCCATCTCCTACACTGAACTACAGAAGCCATGCTAGCTCTGAGGACAGCAACTCTGAAAACTCGTTTCCTTCTTACAATAGCTCCCCGTGTCGGGAATTGACCGGTGATTTGCCCAAACAATTTCCATCTGCATTCCTGCTCCCCAGCCCAGTTGGCAGCTATGGACCTCAAGCTTTCCCGCATGCTGGCTTTTACCGTAATCCCCGGCAGCAGCCCAGTCCTGGTATTCCAAAAGCCTATTACAATGAAGAACTGATCTACAATGAGATGGATATACCACGGAGCTATTTCCCCCAGCAAGCTCCTTGTTCCTCGAATAGATATGATTATAGATATAAAGACACTGCAGTACCTCACCAGCGAGTACAGAGGCCTTTTGCTCCTGATATTAGAATCACCCCGCCAGCAAATTGGGACCATCCACACTGCCACGCTAATGGTCTCCCACGACAAGCAGTGAACGAACAGCTAAAGTCGTGGCACAGACGCAGTCAGCAAAGAGCGCCCAGGTCTCGTTCCCTTGACAGACAGGGAGCAGTGCGGATGAAAAACGTGTTTGTCGGAGAGTCGCCCTGCTACCAAACTCAGCAGTACCATGAGCAG GTTATTCAGAGAGGAACTCTCCACAGAGCTGTAGAGGGTGCTCAAGGCCGCTGGTTTGGAGAGGACGCCTCTCACTTTTACAGCCAAGTATAA
- the inavab gene encoding innate immunity activator b isoform X3 produces the protein MEGNGEISDTDSGIILHSGSDSPTTHTKDVTTHTRAIKIKHQELQEKLEMCIHELRKLCIREAELTGRLSEDYPLQPGEKAPQVHRRVGAAFKLDELKIPRGAEDSKLSSVDASLALQMKIYEAARKLCEEENLSKSVRKSRLQQCKREEKKLEHLQETAFSLRLEHGRSSPLPALSVTQQDLGTSDDSSLSDSVVQDEEVTSQSSQPSSGLPYPAETDPPQLLPLSTQSCVDGAYISPCVTPQSLQLNLSHSPHPSVDLSFTSRPAYDLPPIEHSPWTESSLDQPYQKSKKSHSSVKMSSPAKPESLPPLEACLAQLALPVQLSHLKLSRTQSNSTPSTPEMRVHRQLSLRLSSPDSAFEKERGRPRGPRRRLTEYSITLPETPSPTLNYRSHASSEDSNSENSFPSYNSSPCRELTGDLPKQFPSAFLLPSPVGSYGPQAFPHAGFYRNPRQQPSPGIPKAYYNEELIYNEMDIPRSYFPQQAPCSSNRYDYRYKDTAVPHQRVQRPFAPDIRITPPANWDHPHCHANGLPRQAVNEQLKSWHRRSQQRAPRSRSLDRQGAVRMKNVFVGESPCYQTQQYHEQVIQRGTLHRAVEGAQGRWFGEDASHFYSQV, from the exons ATGGAGGGGAACGGGGAGATCAGCGACACTGACAGCGGCATCATTCTTCATtcag GGTCTGACAGCCCAACAACCCACACAAAGGatgtgaccacacacacacgggccATAAAGATCAAACACCAGGAGCTCCAAGAGAAGTTAGAGATGTGCATACATGAGCTGAGGAAACTGTGCATCCGAGAAGCT GAGCTGACGGGCCGGCTGTCAGAAGATTATCCTCTGCAGCCAGGAGAGAAGGCCCCGCAGGTTCACCGCCGCGTTGGAGCTGCGTTTAAACTTGACGAACTCAAAATCCCTCGAGGAGCAGAG GATTCAAAATTGAGTTCAGTCGACGCTTCTCTAGCGCTTCAGATGAAGATATATGAAGCTGCACGGAAGCTTTGTGAAGAGGAAAACTTGAGCAAGTCTGTGAGGAAGAGCCGCCTGCAGCAGTGCaaaagagaggagaagaaacTCGAGCATCTACAAGAGACGGCCTTCAGCCTTCGACTGGAGCATGGCCGATCATCACCACTCCCTGCCCTCAGTGTTACGCAACAAG atcttGGCACATCTGATGACAGCTCTCTATCTGATTCTGTTGTGCAAGATGAAG AAGTCACAAGTCAGTCTTCACAGCCTTCTTCAGGACTCCCTTATCCAGCAGAGACGGATCCTCCCCAGCTGCTCCCTCTGTCCACGCAGTCTTGCGTGGATGGCGCCTACATTTCTCCATGTGTGACTCCGCAGTCCCTGCAGCTGAACCTGAGTCACTCTCCCCATCCAAGCGTTGACTTGAGCTTTACCTCGAGGCCAGCGTATGACCTTCCTCCCATCGAGCACTCCCCATGGACCGAGTCAAGTCTTGACCAGCCCTACCAGAAGAGCAAGAAGTCGCACTCGTCCGTCAAGATGAG CAGCCCAGCCAAACCTGAGTCTTTGCCACCCTTGGAAGCTTGTTTAGCACAGTTGGCTCTGCCTGTTCAACTTTCCCATCTAAAGCTGAGTCGCACCCAGTCAAACAGTACACCCTCCACCCCAGAGATGCGAGTGCACAGACAGCTCTCCCTCAG GCTGTCCTCTCCTGACTCTGCATTTGAAAAGGAGCGTGGTCGCCCCCGAGGCCCGAGGAGGCGGCTGACCGAATACTCAATAACTTTACCAGAGACTCCATCTCCTACACTGAACTACAGAAGCCATGCTAGCTCTGAGGACAGCAACTCTGAAAACTCGTTTCCTTCTTACAATAGCTCCCCGTGTCGGGAATTGACCGGTGATTTGCCCAAACAATTTCCATCTGCATTCCTGCTCCCCAGCCCAGTTGGCAGCTATGGACCTCAAGCTTTCCCGCATGCTGGCTTTTACCGTAATCCCCGGCAGCAGCCCAGTCCTGGTATTCCAAAAGCCTATTACAATGAAGAACTGATCTACAATGAGATGGATATACCACGGAGCTATTTCCCCCAGCAAGCTCCTTGTTCCTCGAATAGATATGATTATAGATATAAAGACACTGCAGTACCTCACCAGCGAGTACAGAGGCCTTTTGCTCCTGATATTAGAATCACCCCGCCAGCAAATTGGGACCATCCACACTGCCACGCTAATGGTCTCCCACGACAAGCAGTGAACGAACAGCTAAAGTCGTGGCACAGACGCAGTCAGCAAAGAGCGCCCAGGTCTCGTTCCCTTGACAGACAGGGAGCAGTGCGGATGAAAAACGTGTTTGTCGGAGAGTCGCCCTGCTACCAAACTCAGCAGTACCATGAGCAG GTTATTCAGAGAGGAACTCTCCACAGAGCTGTAGAGGGTGCTCAAGGCCGCTGGTTTGGAGAGGACGCCTCTCACTTTTACAGCCAAGTATAA